A window from Onychostoma macrolepis isolate SWU-2019 chromosome 07, ASM1243209v1, whole genome shotgun sequence encodes these proteins:
- the tmem88b gene encoding transmembrane protein 88 b, with the protein MSMNSTLEKGAHHQALDLSEELPTNSHHHHHHHNHTSLQHTNSLASTAPAGTPVGGSGVVVPPPYSAAEAGGGECPLELRGSLDCWACSVLVTAQNLVIAAINACLAGLVFGLILTPAIVMVVFGFICHSTVRPHGSSPYCSDLLTDGGCVALLVVGFLLVTPLLVLALAAYCRLARHLQLGLCFIPYSRAVYKNLPATQHRGLTGGCCGQRSGKGEGKGKVWV; encoded by the exons ATGAGCATGAACAGCACACTGGAGAAGGGGGCTCATCACCAGGCCCTCGACCTCTCTGAAGAGCTCCCAACCAACAGCcatcaccaccatcatcatcacaATCACACCAGTCTCCAGCACACAAACTCCTTGGCCTCCACTGCGCCAGCCGGGACCCCAGTAGGTGGGTCTGGAGTGGTTGTGCCGCCACCTTACTCTGCTGCGGAAGCCGGGGGAGGTGAATGTCCGCTGGAGCTCCGGGGCTCTCTGGACTGCTGGGCATGTTCAGTGCTGGTGACAGCGCAGAACCTGGTGATCGCAGCCATCAACGCCTGCCTGGCCGGGTTGGTTTTCGGGCTCATCCTAACTCCTGCTATTGTCATGGTGGTGTTTGGCTTCATCTGTCATTCAACG GTGCGCCCGCACGGTTCATCACCATACTGTTCGGATCTACTGACTGACGGTGGCTGTGTGGCTCTGCTGGTCGTGGGTTTCTTGCTAGTGACTCCACTCCTGGTTCTGGCCTTGGCTGCGTACTGCCGGCTTGCCCGTCACCTTCAGCTGGGTCTGTGTTTTATTCCGTACAGCCGTGCCGTCTACAAGAACCTTCCAGCTACCCAGCACCGTGGCTTGACAGGGGGCTGCTGTGGACAGCGATCTGGGAAAGGAGAAGGGAAGGGGAAGGTGTGGGTGTAA